A genome region from Lucilia cuprina isolate Lc7/37 chromosome 3, ASM2204524v1, whole genome shotgun sequence includes the following:
- the LOC111679259 gene encoding uncharacterized protein LOC111679259: MKFAVCTLFLAALLAVVLADSDAGHFIPKAFYTLDSNGHKSNLHAVNPHTAHYLRRLRRQVTSVSSSSSSVTGVDGVTHFTSQTLNAHSPEVDFSSRFGGVPATTGHVVQTTGVIDNTGKVYYNTKEGHF; encoded by the exons atgaaattcgcTGTATGCACCTTGTTTTTGGCCGCTCTTTTGGCTGTTGTTTTAGCCGACTCTG ATGCCGGTCATTTCATACCCAAGGCTTTCTATACACTCGACTCTAATGGCCACAAATCGAATTTACATGCCGTCAATCCTCAT ACTGCTCATTACTTAAGACGTTTACGTAGACAAGTCACCTCAGTGTCTTCATCCTCTTCATCGGTTACTGGTGTTGATGGCGTTACACACTTCACTTCACAAACTTTGAACGCTCATTCCCCTGAAGTAga tttttctAGCCGTTTCGGCGGTGTTCCTGCCACTACTGGTCATGTTGTGCAAACTACTGGTGTCATCGATAATACTGGCAAAGTCTACTACAACACTAAAGAAggccatttttaa